The DNA region ATGAATAAGAACCCATGGAAACCATTGTGAACCTAAACCATTTATTAGGTTGTAATGAATTGCTCTCATTTTACCACATTTTAAAAGTTAGTGGACCAATTTGGTTATAAAAAGGTTTAAAGACCCAAATAGAACAACTACTAAAACCCATGGACACCTGATTGCAGCCAaatatcctttctttttctccatGGTTGGGTGTAACATAGATAACATGTAATAATTAACATTGTTGGGTACaaaactcatatatatatatatatatatatggacagAGAAAAGAAAATGCAAAATTCCATTCAATCTTAAGAGGTTCTTAAAAACAATACACAAGGATATACTTATAAAAAGGTTTAAGACTTAAACTACAACCATATATTTTGATAATTATTCCAATAATACACAAAAACACATCTTAAGCATCGATAATATGTAGACTGATAGAGACTCCAACAGCTATGCAACACATGCAGAACAAACAATAGCGTTGCCGATAAGGCGAGAACTACAGCGCTTGGTCGAATCAATATTCTGTGGAGGACTTGATTAATGGCCTGAGGAGATTATTTTCGGGAAATTGAAAGAATGTTTCAATTGCAGCCAGCTAGCTCTTTCATGCCTAAATCAAAAGGCCTCTTTTGCTATTCTCCTTTAGCCAATGCAGAATAGTCTTTTACACATACATGGCACTACTTCAGCGTTCCTATCAATGCTTACTGCACTAGGGTAGCTTTTAGTCCTTCAAAATGAGTTTACGTTGTTTCTTCATAGGACTAATAATCATAGTTAACtataaatttatttaagaaCTTGGTATAGCTTCAAATTGGGGACCGAAACTCATTGTCATGCAAAACATCTCCCACTGTCATGTTCATTAGTGGCTCCAATGTGTAGTCCTCTGGCTGAGGTGGATAAAAGAACAATTCCAGATTTTCTTCTCGTGGAGGACATACCTAGATTAAGAATCATGAACAAGTAAGAAGTTAAGTTTGAATATCTTCTTCCATGTCTTCTTGTGGCTAAAGACATAGCTGGATCAAAAATCACAAATGAGAAGGTTTAAGTTTTGATAAAATTTTTGTGTTATTAAAGTTCATATTAGAAATATTCAAAGAAGAATGTTTATTCTCACCTCTTGAGACATGTGATCTAGAACTTCATTTTCGAAATCAGACATGGTCAAGCCAGGAGGTTCACCTTCATCACAGGTTGAAATATCATTCTTATCAggataaaaataattattatatcCAAATGGTGATTGCATTGCATTGCAATCATCAATATTGTCATTGCCATGCGGAATATCTCCCAACTCTATGTATCCTGATGATAGGAATGTAGAAGAACTGTAATCCTGTGAGTGAAGAGCATGAAAGAGAGATGCATTAAGTTTCAATAAATCGACATCCGTAAGAAAAATGTTCAAAGACGAGACGGTTCTCATTCTCACCTCTGGAGTCACAACAGCTGCAGCATGATCTTCAACATTAGACACACTGTAGCTGCCAAGTTCAACTTCACCGATTGAGGTATCCTCCATATCGGAATTTTTCTTCATGCGACAGAGAACAAAATCCTTCTGCATAAGTTGGATAACAATATTATGAATTATAGATCAAAATCCATTGTCACACTTCAAAACTATTAATTCATATATGTTAAACACGGAAACAGCAATTTGAcacagaaaattttgaatttttttttttttgggtcaagatGCTGCATAATCCAAAGTTAATaaacaaagaacaaaataaCAACTTCTGCAACTGAAAAAGAGAGTAACCTGATGCAGCTTAGGATTAGAGATGGCTTCACTATCAAGGAGATAGAACTCGTGCATGACCCAGTCGGTTTTTTTGGGTTTAGGCTGACAACGTTGGTAGAATGTCAAGGTCCTCTTCTTCCCAATGAGAGCTTTGGACCGCCGAGCCTTGATCGCACGCTCCTTGCCTGTGATTTTCCAGTGGCCTCCTGGTGTGGTTCGGTTGGACCGGTTGCTGTTGATGTACTTGTAATCCTTTCGGCTGAAGAAGTACCACACCATATCGTCGGATGGAATGCGAGCTGCAAATTAtaacgcaaaaaaaaaaaaaaccgaaccaagaATTGAGGCCAACCCAATTCAAGTCTTGACAAACCAAGTACTAAAATCAGAGCAATTCTTTTTCCCTTGGGGAACTTGTACATGATTGCTAGTGAGAAATTCAACACgaaataaattcaaaacaagAAATTGATACCAACCAAATTCAGTTCTTCGAAAACAAAGTACTAAATACAAAACACTACatattttgggaaatttttcATAACAATGGATTGTTACTGAATAATGAGAAATAAACAGTGAAGAAAGAGTGAGACAAATTTAATAATTACCAGCCAAATCCCAAGGGTCGAAGTTGCAGACATCGAATTCCGCAATGTGATCAGATTTGAAATCTTTGTCCTGTTTCTTGAGCTTCAAGTAATGGTCCACCAGTTCCTCCGGAGTGGGGTAGAATCTGAACCCTACTGGGTCTGATGCCCCTCCTCCTCTTGTTTTTCTGTTGCTTCCCAATGTTCCCATTTGTTTCTCCTCTCTCTGTGTTTTTGTGAGTGTGAAGTTTGAACTGAGAAGAAGGTGCGATTGCAAGTAGTTTATGACTCACTTCTGAATACTCCAGTAGTATTTGATCCCAACCAATCAAGTCCTGCACTTCCCAAACAAGTCTGCTGACTTGCCACGCctttttttgataatttttagtttttatattttttgtgctTTTGATCAACCGCTCTTGGAAGGGTATTCTTTAGCTCTACCCTTTTACTGGGAGACAACCGCTATTGAAAGTATAtagcttttattttttattttttatttttaacaaacgacaTTAAGGGatgagtttagcctcacaatagactagcaata from Malus domestica chromosome 01, GDT2T_hap1 includes:
- the LOC139197342 gene encoding NAC domain-containing protein 83-like — protein: MGTLGSNRKTRGGGASDPVGFRFYPTPEELVDHYLKLKKQDKDFKSDHIAEFDVCNFDPWDLAARIPSDDMVWYFFSRKDYKYINSNRSNRTTPGGHWKITGKERAIKARRSKALIGKKRTLTFYQRCQPKPKKTDWVMHEFYLLDSEAISNPKLHQKDFVLCRMKKNSDMEDTSIGEVELGSYSVSNVEDHAAAVVTPEDYSSSTFLSSGYIELGDIPHGNDNIDDCNAMQSPFGYNNYFYPDKNDISTCDEGEPPGLTMSDFENEVLDHMSQEVCPPREENLELFFYPPQPEDYTLEPLMNMTVGDVLHDNEFRSPI